In the SAR202 cluster bacterium genome, ACAGACCATCTATTGACTCCTGGACTTAAGGGCAAATTTCTGGACGAGGCGGTTCTTTTCAGCGCAAAAGATCCGTCTTACTCTATGTCCGGCTTATCGTACCTGGCTATAAATTCTTCATATAGCTCCAGGGCACGCTCTCGGGGTTTAGTTGAAATGCCCCCCATTGCGTTTCATATCCCAACCACATTACTCAATGAAAAAACACTAGCCGACAGCATCTCATGTAAGAAACTGTCTGACTTTGCCTCTAAATGCGACACTGCCCTTCCCGCTTTAGGATCAAGTTTGCCTAAAACATGATTGAGGCTCGCAACGAGTCTTCTGTAGCCAATACCGTCAAATCCTGGGTAGATAGAGGAGAGGCGTCCATATCTTTCATTCAGTTTGTACCAAAAGTACTCAATTCGAGGACTCCAAAAAATAAGTCCTATATTTACTCGCTCGCCAGCAGCCGCATTCCTCGTATAGTAAATCAGACGAAACTCATAAGGTATCTTGTTGCTACTTACCATGGCTAGTGCACCAAATCCTTCAGATTTTCAATTATCTGAGCGGAAAAAGTATGGCGCTCGCGCAAGAACTTAAGCATTAAATTGAATCGAGATCTTGTAGTTATCCACTCATTCGGAACGAACCCTGCAATTTGTTCAATTGCCCCCAATGTAACTTCATCAGCCCATTTCTCTACTAGCGCCTGATAGAGGCGTCTTTTGTAATAGAGTGTTGCATATGCACAATTATTCGTAATCTGATCTTCCGTAAGAAATTCACCACCACTCAAAATTAGGCCGACAGGCATGACTGTCGAGTGATCTATTAGATAGAACTCATTCGCTTTTACCAGAAGGTTCGGCTTAAGTTGTGTGCGGTCTTGATTCCATATCATTGCGTCGAAGCTTATCACCCCTTCCAAAGCAGAAAGAGCATCTTCGTCGTCCAGCCTCCTTCCCGGAATAAAATCAACCGCTTCCTCTAGATATTCACATCCAAATTGAGGGCCAATATTGTCATTAAACAATTGATGCACCCTACTTGGGACAGAGTCTGCGAACTCTTGTTCTATATTCACTATAGCATAACTCGGAGATTTTAGTCCAAGCAATTGTATGATCTGCGCAGAGATCAATTCGCAAGCAAGTGACAATCCGCCATATTGAAAAGCTGCCGAGTCCGGCCTTGCCACTTTAAGAACGAAGGATTTTTGCATGCCCCCCCTCATCTTCGCACACAACGATTGGGGGATTGGAAGCACCGCCTCTGAGTCTGTCTCTAAACTCGACCGCTCTGACCCTCGGTGGAGGCTCTATCATTCACATGCCGTCTTGTATATTAAATTGGTGATAGTCAGCACCATTACTCCTAATGTGCGACATTGTATTATCAAAAACGCGTAAGTCAAATTTGATAGCGAATTAATTTTGTTTAGCAGTAAACCGAGTCCAGTGCTACAATTAGCCCTGTGCCCCCACTCCTAAGGTGAACGCGTAATGCCCCAAGACCAGATCATCATTCGTGGTGCCCGCCAGCATAACCTCAAAAACATCGACCTCGTCATCCCCCGCGACAAGCTCGTCGTCATCACCGGCGTCTCCGGCTCCGGCAAAAGCTCCCTCGCCTTCGACACCATCTACGCCGAGGGCCAGCGCCGCTACGTCGAGTCCCTCTCCGCCTACGCCCGCCAGTTCCTCGGCCGTATGGACAAGCCCGACGTCGAGTACATCGAAGGCCTCTCCCCCGCCATCTCCATCGACCAGAAGGGCACCTCCCACAACCCCCGTTCCACCGTCGGTACCGTCACCGAGATCTACGACTACCTCCGCCTCCTCTTTGCCCGCGCCGGCCGACCCCACTGCCCCAAGTGCGGCCAGCCAGTCCAGCGCCAGACCGTCCAGCAGATCGTCGACTCCGTCCTGGCCCTCCCCCAGGGCAGCCGCATCACCATCCTTGCCCCCAAAGTCCGGCGTCGCAAAGGCGAGCACAAGGACGTCTTCGAGGCCGCCCGCAAGGCCGGTTTCGCCCGCGTCCGAGTCAACGGCCAGGTCATGCGCCTCGAGGACACCGTCGGCCTCAATCTCGATAAGCAGAAGTGGCACTATATCGAAATCGCCGTGGACCGCCTCGCCATCGAGCCCGATATGGAGAAGTCCCGCGTCGCAGACTCCGTCGAGACCGCCCTGAAAGAGGGTGAGGGTGTCGTCCAGATCACCGTCGAGGGCGGCGACGAGCTGGTCTTCTCCGAGCAGTTCGCCTGCGTCAACTGCGGCACCAGCCTCCCTGAAATCGAGCCGCGCACCTTCAGCTTCAACAGCCCCCACGGCGCCTGCCCCGCCTGCACCGGCCTCGGCTTCAAGCTGGAGGTGGACCCTGACCTCGTCTTCGCCAACAAGGACCTGACTTTGGCAGAAGGCGCCGTCCTTCCCTGGGCCCGCGCCGGCACCTCCAGTCCTTGGTACTACAGCCTTCTCGAGTCCTTAGCCCGCTCCTACAACTTCTCTACCAAAGTCCCCATCAAAGACCTGCCGCAAAACGTCCTGGACCTTATCCTCTATGGCAACAGCGGGAAACAGCTCACCATGCGTCACAAGACACACCACGGCAAGGTCTACTCCTGGGACACCAATTTTGAAGGCGTCATCCCCAACCTGGAGCGCCGCTTCCGCGGCACCGAGTCCGACTATATCCGCAGCGAAATCGAGCGCTACATGGCCGCCATTCCCTGCAACGATTGCAAAGGCCAGCGCCTCCGACCCGAGGCCCTCTCCGTGAAAGTCGATAACAAAGGCATCATGGACGTCTGCGATATGCCTATCACCCAGGCCCTCGCCTGGGCGCCCACCCTCACTTCCGACGCCTCCCACAACGGCACCACCGCCCCCTTAACCCCCCGAGAGCGCACCATCGCCCAGCCGATAGTCAAAGAGATCGTCGCCCGCCTCCGCTTCCTGGACAACATCGGCCTCGGCTACCTCACCCTGGGCCGC is a window encoding:
- the uvrA gene encoding excinuclease ABC subunit UvrA, whose product is MPQDQIIIRGARQHNLKNIDLVIPRDKLVVITGVSGSGKSSLAFDTIYAEGQRRYVESLSAYARQFLGRMDKPDVEYIEGLSPAISIDQKGTSHNPRSTVGTVTEIYDYLRLLFARAGRPHCPKCGQPVQRQTVQQIVDSVLALPQGSRITILAPKVRRRKGEHKDVFEAARKAGFARVRVNGQVMRLEDTVGLNLDKQKWHYIEIAVDRLAIEPDMEKSRVADSVETALKEGEGVVQITVEGGDELVFSEQFACVNCGTSLPEIEPRTFSFNSPHGACPACTGLGFKLEVDPDLVFANKDLTLAEGAVLPWARAGTSSPWYYSLLESLARSYNFSTKVPIKDLPQNVLDLILYGNSGKQLTMRHKTHHGKVYSWDTNFEGVIPNLERRFRGTESDYIRSEIERYMAAIPCNDCKGQRLRPEALSVKVDNKGIMDVCDMPITQALAWAPTLTSDASHNGTTAPLTPRERTIAQPIVKEIVARLRFLDNIGLGYLTLGRSARTLSGGEAQRIRLATQIGSGLTGVLYVCDEPTVGLHPADDSRLIGTLKHLRDLGNTVIVVEHDEAVMRSADHIIDLGPGAGEHGGNVVAQGPLADILTSPDSLTGAYLSGRKTIPVPSKRRPGNGKFLEVRGAAENNLQGIDVKFPLGLLVCVTGVSGSGKSTLMYEILYKRLAQVLYKAKDRPGKHDRVLGLENLDKVVNIDQSPIGRTPRSNPATYTGLFSPIRDLFATLPEAKARGYKAGRFSFNVKGGRCEACEGDGYIQVEMQFLPDVTVLCEVCKGQRYNREALEITYKGKSIAEVLDMTVETALDFFTNIPKIRSKLETIRDVGLGYIHLGQPATTLSGGEAQRVKLATELSRRATGKTLYLLDEPTTGLSFEDTRHLLGVLHRLVDAGNSVILIEHHLDMIKNADWLIDLGPGAAAEGGRVVATGTPEEVARTPDSQTARYLRPVLGLPQPNGRRPARSPAQ
- a CDS encoding DUF3037 domain-containing protein, which gives rise to MVSSNKIPYEFRLIYYTRNAAAGERVNIGLIFWSPRIEYFWYKLNERYGRLSSIYPGFDGIGYRRLVASLNHVLGKLDPKAGRAVSHLEAKSDSFLHEMLSASVFSLSNVVGI